A region of the Nitrospirota bacterium genome:
CCAAGATTATAAAGGAAAAAGGAGGTAAGTTATGAAAAGGTTGGTTGTATTTACTTTAGTCCTGCTTTTAATTGGAGGCATCGCTTATGCAAAGGATTATGAGGTAAAGAAAAAGGCAGGCGAGTATGATGTCACGGTGAAGATTGATAAGAACCCGCCTGTTGTCGGTGACAATAACATCACTATTGAAATCAAGGATGCATCAGGTAAATACATTACTAACGCAAAAGTAAAGGTTGAATACTCCATGCCAGCTATGCCCGGAATGCCGCCAATGAAATACAAGACTGATGCTGAATTAAAGGGGAATGAATATAAGGCAAAGATGAATCTT
Encoded here:
- a CDS encoding FixH family protein, whose protein sequence is MKRLVVFTLVLLLIGGIAYAKDYEVKKKAGEYDVTVKIDKNPPVVGDNNITIEIKDASGKYITNAKVKVEYSMPAMPGMPPMKYKTDAELKGNEYKAKMNLPMSGSWGIAVKITRAGKTTTMKFNVDAR